From the genome of Magnetococcales bacterium:
GGCTCCGGGGCGTATGGATGGAAAAGTGAGTTGTGTCGGAAAGGTAGCCTGCACCATCACCTGCAATCAATCAAAAAGGGAGTGGGACAGCGGCTGATTTTTTGGGATTCTGATTGTATATGATAAGTTGGGGGAAAAAGGATATCCTGAAATCACTGGGTGTCTGTTCGGTCAATGGGGCACAACGGAATAGTAAATTATGCCAAGAGAGGCCAGCCAGCTATTCGGCCAGTTCAGTCAAGCCGGTTGGGGGAGGAGGTGTTTCTGAAATCCCTTGGAGTAGGCTGGTCTTATGAGGATTTAATTGGACCAGGTCGTATAACAGCACAGTTGTTGATCGACCAGATGAAAATCGTCGGCCAACACCTCTCCTTCAAACCGGGGATAGAGAGAGATGATTCTGATTTGGCGCGGAGCTTCCAGCAATGAGCATTTAATGTTGTTTACAACGCTTTGGAATACCTCTCTCTCGAACGGATCAAAAAATAGAAAACATTGACTGAGTCCTCTATCGGATAGTCTCGTGCGTCCATATTGACGACCTCAAACGGTACGGTCACCAGGAAGTGCTTGCCATATTTTTTCAGGTTTTCCAGTGATATGTCACACATCGAAGCGGAGGCTTCCACACCGATCACTTTTTTGAAGCCATCATTTGACGCCATGACCATGGCCCGTCCCTTTCCGCTGCCGAAATCAATAAAAACGCTTTCGGCAAAATCGATTTCCAGGCTTCCCATCGCCTGGTGAAAAAAGAGACTGTTGGATCCTTGATAACGGACAGCATTTTTTTGATGGCTGGATCGACATCCCTTTGATCTGCAGGCCTTCTTTGCGTCTGCGTTCCGTGGCGGCGATCAAAAACCAACTCGGCATGGATGGTTTTCAGTGTGGTTGGGAACCCACGTTTATTGATTGAAAAAGCGATGTCCTTTATGTTCTGAATAAAATACATTCACACACCTAAGTTGTCTTTCTGTTTTTTATAAGTCGTTGGCCACTAGCCCGGAAGAAAATGGCACCTTGAAAAAAATATTCTCAAATATCCATCCGCTGTTCTGGGTTATCAGCGCGGCGATTCTTTTTCACCTGCCCGTCTTTGTGCCATTTTCCTGGAAATATGATGAACTCGACTATCTGACCGGGGTCCGGGAAATTTTTAATGGGGCACCCCTCTATACTACGTACGGTGATCTCAAACCGCCAT
Proteins encoded in this window:
- a CDS encoding class I SAM-dependent methyltransferase — translated: MASNDGFKKVIGVEASASMCDISLENLKKYGKHFLVTVPFEVVNMDARDYPIEDSVNVFYFLIRSRERYSKAL